The following proteins come from a genomic window of Candidatus Methanoperedens sp.:
- a CDS encoding transposase, whose protein sequence is MSFTRTFKRKNKDGAVRTYYAEVESVRVGNKVFQRYIRPLGSDPEHPKNILIEPARFSYLALRLKQDVLTPNNIFELLEKMGKPVKKEALEKIGINYDFKQKDILNLPLLQEDLNIKNPDRCPICEEYPVRQTTYKRKITTLSGECIVSFRKKYCRYHGLINKETISTIQKICPIKRNFDTKVIIAIGLLRWSFNYPREKIQLLFEGQGIHISTGEISLLSEEFLLRFYVLHNKQCPQMKKLFEENGGYILNLDRGTKSGDKITLTAREEMTGLTIDSCIMPLESREYIIPFLKSIREKYGKPLTVVRDISEEIADSVSKVFPGVSQQVCHYHFVRRLGILIFKHRYEELQRIILKTKIVARIVALKKTCMDGTSSYERTVIAQHYWIMLAIEYILYPLKRESDYPFVLPYLEFINRTIEVLKLLKKIVMWNAKHNIGVKIVLKFEKYLKKLTEIMEIKVCCNRIKHIQPWFEEITKELQVSREFNDKKQNFMHAKVNEIEQKFYNTIIKIRDQGQKHGGEYSEISKKIFHKCHGHMDELFVKVKDMNGEEIRIISHYGIDESNHIKSRMHIRMRTGRNRNTMFMEKYAALLAVFSNIENIEYIKTVLAEMKDFTKDIQDITGKEILDTRKSIRTFPKVPIN, encoded by the coding sequence ATGTCATTCACTCGCACATTCAAAAGAAAGAACAAAGATGGAGCAGTAAGGACATATTATGCGGAAGTAGAGTCTGTTAGAGTTGGAAATAAGGTATTTCAAAGATATATTAGGCCATTAGGCTCCGACCCGGAACATCCAAAGAACATACTTATCGAACCAGCCCGTTTTTCGTATCTTGCTCTCAGGCTAAAGCAGGATGTATTGACACCAAACAATATATTCGAACTATTGGAAAAAATGGGAAAACCAGTAAAAAAAGAAGCACTTGAGAAAATAGGCATTAACTATGATTTCAAACAAAAGGACATACTCAATCTCCCTCTTCTACAGGAAGATCTCAATATCAAGAACCCGGATCGATGCCCGATCTGCGAAGAATATCCGGTAAGACAGACCACATACAAAAGAAAGATAACAACATTATCCGGTGAATGTATAGTCTCTTTCAGAAAAAAATATTGTCGATATCACGGCCTCATAAACAAAGAAACAATTTCAACAATCCAAAAAATTTGTCCGATAAAGAGAAATTTCGATACAAAAGTGATAATTGCGATTGGTCTTTTAAGATGGTCATTCAACTATCCACGTGAAAAAATACAGCTACTATTTGAAGGCCAGGGCATCCATATTTCAACAGGTGAGATATCCCTGTTGTCCGAAGAATTTCTTCTCAGGTTCTATGTTCTCCATAACAAACAATGTCCTCAGATGAAGAAATTATTTGAAGAAAATGGAGGGTATATACTTAATCTGGACAGAGGCACAAAATCAGGCGATAAAATTACATTGACTGCCAGAGAGGAGATGACAGGACTTACAATCGATAGCTGTATAATGCCTTTAGAAAGCCGGGAGTACATCATACCATTTCTTAAATCTATCCGGGAAAAATACGGAAAACCGCTTACTGTTGTGCGAGATATATCAGAAGAAATCGCTGATTCGGTTTCGAAGGTTTTTCCCGGGGTTTCTCAACAAGTTTGCCACTATCATTTTGTTCGCAGGCTTGGAATTCTCATATTCAAACATCGATATGAAGAGCTTCAAAGGATAATTTTGAAAACAAAAATTGTTGCCAGGATTGTTGCTTTGAAAAAGACATGTATGGATGGAACTTCATCATATGAAAGAACAGTGATAGCACAGCATTACTGGATTATGCTTGCAATAGAATATATTCTATATCCACTAAAGAGAGAATCGGATTACCCATTTGTTTTGCCATATCTGGAATTTATTAACAGGACCATAGAAGTTCTGAAACTACTCAAAAAAATTGTAATGTGGAATGCAAAGCATAACATTGGGGTCAAAATTGTGTTGAAATTTGAAAAATACCTGAAAAAATTGACAGAAATTATGGAAATAAAAGTGTGCTGTAACAGGATCAAACATATCCAGCCCTGGTTTGAAGAAATAACAAAAGAGCTTCAAGTGAGCCGGGAATTCAATGATAAAAAGCAAAATTTCATGCATGCAAAAGTAAATGAAATAGAACAAAAATTTTACAATACAATTATCAAAATAAGGGATCAGGGTCAAAAACATGGCGGTGAGTATTCTGAGATATCAAAGAAGATTTTTCACAAATGTCATGGTCACATGGATGAGCTTTTTGTTAAAGTGAAAGATATGAATGGTGAAGAAATCAGGATAATCAGCCATTATGGAATAGATGAATCGAATCACATAAAGAGCAGAATGCATATCAGAATGAGGACTGGAAGAAACCGAAACACGATGTTCATGGAAAAATACGCTGCATTGCTTGCTGTTTTCTCGAATATTGAAAATATAGAATATATCAAAACGGTTCTTGCAGAAATGAAGGATTTTACAAAGGATATACAGGATATTACCGGGAAGGAAATTCTGGATACGAGAAAATCGATCAGGACTTTTCCTAAAGTCCCCATTAATTAG
- the katE gene encoding catalase HPII has translation MGVKGRVGKASAARLNEEQIEKDTINEKISDLACCTESAAEEFLTTNQGARINDNQNSLKAGERGPTLLEDFFFREKITHFDHERIPERVVHARGAGAHGYFQVYESMAKYTKAKFLTDPAEKTPVFVRFSTVAGSRGSTDLARDVRGFAVKFYTKEGNYDLVGNNMPVFFIQDAIKFPDFVHAVKPEPHNEIPQASSAHDTFWDFISLAPESMHMIMWLMSDRAIPRSFRMIEGFGVHTFRFINEDGESVFVKFHWKPLLGVHSVVWEEAQMISGKDPDFHRRDLWEAIEKGAFPEWELGVQIVPEEDEHKYEFDLLDPTKIIPEELVPVQRIGKLTLNRNPDNFFAETEQVAFHPGNVVPGIDFTNDPLLQGRLFSYIDTQLLRLGGPNFHEIPINRPIAPVHNNQRDGHMRQTINRGNTSYQPNTIEDGYPIQAKAAQGGFTSYTERIEANKVRGRSRSFFDHFSQATLFYNSQSDAEKKHLTDALSFELGKVERVEIRKRMVGLLTQVDETLASNVANALGLPVPRQPEYPMNHIIPADGDPKEYQPVKVKQSIKKSDALSMANTIKNTIKTRQIAILAADGVDEASISQMKSALEAEGAQTAIIAPKLGYIKSATGKEIKVDQSFLTASSVLFDAVYVPGSASLKENARALQFIYEAYKHYKAIAMDDKGVELLKTSYPGNKMPDTLQETDLAAKGIIVNIHSKGATSKDFIKAIAQHRFWNR, from the coding sequence ATGGGAGTTAAAGGGAGAGTTGGGAAAGCATCAGCTGCACGATTGAATGAAGAACAAATTGAAAAAGATACTATCAATGAAAAAATTAGCGACCTGGCATGTTGTACTGAATCCGCTGCCGAAGAATTTCTTACTACCAACCAGGGTGCACGCATTAATGATAACCAGAACTCCCTGAAAGCCGGGGAAAGAGGCCCAACGCTTTTGGAAGATTTTTTCTTTCGTGAAAAAATTACTCATTTTGATCATGAACGCATCCCTGAACGGGTTGTGCACGCCCGCGGTGCAGGAGCACACGGTTACTTCCAGGTATACGAATCAATGGCTAAATATACGAAGGCAAAATTCCTGACCGATCCAGCGGAAAAAACTCCTGTATTTGTGCGTTTTTCAACAGTAGCCGGTTCCCGTGGCTCTACTGACCTGGCGAGGGATGTAAGAGGATTTGCAGTAAAATTTTATACAAAAGAGGGAAATTACGATTTAGTGGGTAATAATATGCCCGTCTTTTTTATCCAGGATGCAATTAAATTCCCTGATTTTGTTCATGCTGTCAAACCTGAACCTCACAATGAAATACCACAGGCGTCTTCTGCACATGACACTTTCTGGGACTTTATATCATTGGCGCCTGAATCGATGCATATGATCATGTGGTTAATGTCAGACCGTGCAATTCCACGCAGCTTTCGTATGATAGAAGGCTTCGGAGTACATACATTCCGCTTTATAAATGAAGATGGGGAATCGGTTTTCGTCAAATTCCACTGGAAACCCCTGCTGGGCGTTCATTCAGTAGTATGGGAGGAAGCTCAAATGATATCGGGTAAAGACCCGGACTTCCACCGCAGGGACCTGTGGGAAGCTATTGAAAAAGGTGCATTTCCCGAATGGGAGTTAGGCGTGCAGATAGTTCCTGAAGAAGATGAACATAAATATGAATTTGATTTGCTCGATCCCACTAAAATAATTCCCGAAGAATTAGTTCCTGTGCAACGTATCGGTAAATTGACTCTCAACCGGAATCCTGACAATTTCTTTGCTGAAACCGAACAGGTTGCCTTTCATCCCGGAAATGTTGTGCCAGGAATCGATTTCACCAATGACCCGCTTTTGCAGGGACGGTTGTTCTCTTATATTGATACGCAGCTTTTACGCCTGGGAGGTCCGAACTTCCATGAAATTCCAATTAACCGCCCGATAGCCCCTGTACATAACAATCAACGTGATGGGCATATGAGGCAGACCATTAATCGCGGCAACACCAGTTATCAACCCAATACTATTGAAGATGGGTATCCCATACAGGCAAAAGCTGCACAAGGCGGATTTACCAGTTATACCGAGCGGATTGAAGCAAATAAAGTTCGCGGCAGAAGCCGCAGTTTCTTTGACCATTTCAGCCAGGCAACGCTGTTCTATAATAGCCAGTCGGATGCAGAGAAAAAACATCTGACTGATGCTTTGAGTTTTGAATTGGGAAAAGTGGAGCGTGTTGAAATCCGCAAGCGTATGGTGGGATTACTCACCCAGGTTGATGAAACGCTGGCCTCAAACGTTGCAAATGCTCTTGGGCTTCCTGTACCAAGGCAACCTGAATACCCGATGAACCACATAATTCCCGCAGACGGCGACCCGAAGGAATACCAACCTGTAAAGGTAAAGCAATCAATCAAAAAATCTGATGCATTGAGCATGGCTAACACCATAAAAAATACAATCAAGACAAGACAAATAGCCATACTTGCAGCGGATGGTGTGGATGAAGCTTCAATCAGTCAAATGAAATCTGCGCTGGAAGCCGAAGGCGCACAAACAGCAATAATAGCTCCCAAACTTGGATACATAAAAAGCGCAACAGGGAAAGAAATAAAAGTTGACCAGAGTTTCTTAACAGCATCTTCAGTTCTATTCGATGCGGTATATGTGCCCGGTTCGGCATCCTTAAAAGAAAATGCCAGAGCGCTACAGTTTATTTATGAAGCTTATAAACATTATAAAGCCATTGCTATGGATGATAAAGGTGTTGAGTTATTGAAGACATCATATCCTGGTAATAAAATGCCGGATACCTTGCAAGAAACTGATCTTGCAGCAAAGGGAATAATCGTAAATATACATTCAAAAGGAGCAACATCAAAAGACTTTATTAAAGCTATAGCACAACATCGTTTCTGGAATAGATAG
- a CDS encoding CBS domain-containing protein, whose product MNSSIQIGKLMGIPIKLHISFLLILPVFGYIFANNPPGFGFSDIGPLWFRYFLGLSVALLLFICVLLHELGHSYVAKKHGSSIQGITLFLFGGVSSLEDIPRNPKIEFRMALAGPAVSLLIGSVLIIFFEILKVNIPLSNPYLRLIGMIGYINVVLCIFNLLPAFPMDGGRVLRAVLADRMPYIKATSRAAYVGKMFAIFMGIVGFITVPGGVWFMLIAFFIYIGASEEEKSTQVNVTLEGMKIKDIMSEDVKTVPSSMTVEELVDFMFKHKHMGYPVVDGTEIKGIVTFTDVQSIRKEKRKMINVSNIMTKEIISLKDDDEAVKALKIMTTNNIGRIIITQNNKIIGIVSRTDLLRSVQLLE is encoded by the coding sequence ATGAATTCATCAATTCAAATAGGAAAATTAATGGGTATCCCCATTAAATTGCACATTTCATTTCTTCTGATACTTCCTGTGTTCGGATACATTTTTGCAAATAATCCACCCGGGTTCGGCTTTAGCGATATCGGACCGTTATGGTTCCGATATTTTCTCGGTTTATCAGTAGCGCTCTTGCTTTTCATATGCGTCCTATTACATGAACTGGGTCATTCATACGTTGCCAAAAAACACGGTTCCAGTATACAGGGAATTACACTTTTCCTTTTTGGCGGCGTTTCTTCACTTGAAGATATCCCCAGGAATCCAAAAATAGAGTTCAGGATGGCACTGGCAGGACCCGCTGTCAGCCTTTTGATCGGTTCAGTACTTATAATTTTTTTTGAAATCCTTAAAGTCAATATACCGCTGAGTAATCCATATCTGCGATTGATCGGGATGATAGGATATATTAACGTAGTTCTTTGCATTTTCAATCTACTTCCTGCATTTCCTATGGATGGGGGAAGGGTGTTAAGAGCAGTGCTTGCAGACAGGATGCCATATATAAAAGCAACAAGCAGGGCTGCATATGTGGGCAAGATGTTTGCAATATTCATGGGCATTGTCGGATTTATAACTGTTCCCGGGGGGGTCTGGTTCATGCTCATTGCATTTTTTATATACATCGGTGCATCGGAAGAGGAAAAATCCACACAGGTCAATGTTACACTTGAAGGTATGAAAATTAAGGATATAATGTCAGAGGATGTAAAAACCGTTCCTTCAAGTATGACTGTGGAAGAACTCGTGGATTTCATGTTCAAGCATAAACATATGGGATATCCTGTTGTAGATGGGACCGAAATAAAAGGTATAGTAACTTTCACAGATGTCCAGAGCATCCGGAAGGAAAAGAGAAAAATGATTAATGTTTCAAACATAATGACCAAAGAGATTATCAGCTTAAAAGATGATGATGAGGCAGTAAAAGCACTAAAAATCATGACCACAAATAATATAGGGCGGATAATTATAACACAGAATAATAAAATTATAGGTATTGTTTCAAGAACAGACCTCCTGAGGTCTGTACAATTACTGGAATGA
- a CDS encoding TraB/GumN family protein — MNNGIYKVSCNFNIQNPVSPGSSIIIVGTAHVSEKSIAEVNEVIEREKPDIVAVELDRARFQAIKGEEQVKDVNVKDLLSEGKLYYFMLHWLLAYVQKKIGADTGVKPGAEMMAAIEQAEKSGAKIALIDRDIQLTLTRFWNKMSFFEKLKLFGSLVGASFGFGSSQQIDMETVTNEDVVTQLVGELRKLAPSAATVLIDERDAFMAKNLVDLSNQGKVVAVVGAGHRQGIQKYLNDPETIPSIRELSTIPKKGFNWLKAITIAIILMIVGMLALLVFGGYPIEKLLTAMFYLFLAQGILSAIGVLVARGHPLSALTALSLAWFGFLHPFLAIGWLAGFVEAHLRPPTTQDFKTIMTSDTMSELMHNRLFRIIFVAILANLGSMAGTFVAIPFMVHYLGITNPLDILKLAFEAGLNSLKSLF; from the coding sequence ATGAATAACGGTATTTATAAAGTAAGCTGTAATTTTAATATACAGAATCCTGTCTCACCAGGGAGTAGTATAATTATTGTGGGGACAGCTCATGTTTCTGAAAAAAGCATTGCTGAGGTAAATGAAGTAATCGAACGTGAAAAGCCTGATATTGTAGCAGTTGAACTTGATAGGGCCAGGTTTCAGGCCATCAAGGGCGAAGAACAGGTAAAAGATGTCAATGTTAAAGACCTCCTCAGTGAAGGAAAATTGTATTATTTCATGCTTCACTGGCTTCTTGCATATGTACAGAAAAAAATTGGCGCTGATACGGGGGTCAAGCCAGGCGCTGAAATGATGGCTGCAATCGAACAGGCTGAAAAGTCGGGGGCAAAAATCGCACTCATTGACAGGGACATCCAGCTTACACTAACACGTTTCTGGAACAAAATGTCCTTTTTTGAAAAATTGAAACTTTTTGGTTCCCTTGTCGGTGCTTCGTTTGGTTTCGGATCATCGCAACAAATAGATATGGAAACCGTTACAAATGAGGATGTCGTGACCCAGCTTGTTGGTGAACTAAGAAAACTTGCTCCCAGTGCAGCGACCGTCCTGATTGATGAAAGGGATGCCTTTATGGCAAAGAATCTGGTTGACCTGTCCAATCAGGGAAAAGTAGTAGCAGTTGTTGGTGCGGGCCACAGGCAGGGAATACAGAAATATCTAAATGATCCTGAAACCATACCTTCCATCAGGGAACTCTCAACTATCCCGAAAAAAGGTTTTAACTGGCTAAAAGCCATAACTATTGCAATCATTTTGATGATCGTGGGTATGCTTGCTCTTTTAGTTTTCGGGGGATACCCCATTGAGAAGCTTCTTACTGCAATGTTCTACCTTTTTTTAGCCCAGGGAATACTTTCAGCAATTGGCGTCCTGGTTGCCAGGGGTCATCCATTATCTGCTTTGACCGCTCTTAGCCTGGCATGGTTCGGCTTCCTGCACCCTTTCCTGGCTATCGGCTGGCTGGCTGGTTTTGTAGAAGCGCATCTTCGCCCGCCCACGACACAGGATTTTAAGACAATAATGACATCTGATACCATGAGTGAATTAATGCACAACAGGTTATTCCGGATTATTTTTGTTGCAATTCTGGCTAATCTTGGAAGTATGGCCGGGACTTTTGTGGCAATACCTTTTATGGTTCACTATCTTGGAATAACAAATCCGCTTGATATACTCAAGCTCGCATTTGAAGCAGGATTAAATAGTTTAAAATCTTTGTTTTGA